Genomic segment of Danio aesculapii chromosome 25, fDanAes4.1, whole genome shotgun sequence:
CCGCCAGTGGCGGGTCACGTGACCTGACAGTGGCTGGTGGCAGCCGCCAGTGTCCAATTGCCTGGTCATGTGACCTGCCAGTGGCGGGTTAGTTGCAGTTGCGTCTGGTGTGTCCTTTGTCGCTTTTTCTTTCTctgcttttatttacttgttattatCATGAGTATAATTTTATTAAGTAAAAGAGTCTTTAGAGTCTATATGTTTCCGTCACTGACATTTGCAGCAATGTTTCCTCAAAGAAGGTCTTACCACGTTCGCTTTCACTCTCTCAGACTGGTGGGTTACTGAAGCTTATTAGCTTCAGTCAGCAGACAGCGAGCTCCGAGTTTACCGCGTCTGCTTTAACTGTCTCTGtagctttatacattgatttcCTATTATgaaattgtgtatattagtcagCTTAATTCCAGATATGGTCCTTAAATAGCCGAGATTACCACTGGCTTATCACGTCTTCCCCAGCTTCACCAGCACATTCGTGCTCCGAGATCGACGCTTCTCTTTGCACTCTCGATAGGAGCAATCaaaattttatgtataatattttttatttacagtctatTGCGTTACATCAGTGATGTTTCCAGTAAATTTATCCCAAATAAGGTCTTCAAACGACCCGTAAACTGACTGGTGGGTTACCGACGCTAATCATGCAGTCAGCAGACAGGGAGCTCCGCGTTCGCTTTAACTTTCTCTCCAGCTTTATATATTGATTTATCATCATGAAAATACTCTTCTAGACCTTTTCTATTACCAATTGTGTATATTAGTCATTTTATTTCcagatacggtcctcaaatagccgggATTACAACTGGCTGGTCCGGTCTCCCCCCAGCAGCTCTGTAAGacttcagtaaagttagcaacagattcaCATTTTCTGGATCAATAACTCATGACCGAAACATTGTTCCTACACACAAAGGACCTTTTTTTAACCGTCGAAATGTATACAATCACCTACGATCTTATTTTTCAAAAAAAGAGATTTCCTACGCGCGAAGAGAGACCGATCCTTAGGAACCGTCTACAAAGAGCAAAACGCGAAAACCAATACTAAAAGCTGTCAATAACTTCCCTCTAACACATTATACTGCCATAAAATTCATCATCAATTTTTTAAACttggtttaaaaaaactattttgtatattttttatgaatttttattatgaaaaaatattcaataactttactgaaaattactgtatgaattgggtaggctaaattgtccgtagtgtatgagtgtgtatggatgtttcccagatatgggttgcacAGTGCAACACTGACATGTGATCTGAATTTTATGGCAGCATAATGTGTCAGAGGGAAGTTATTGACAGCTTTTGTAGTATTGGTTTTCGCGTTTTGCTCTTTGTAGACGGTCCCTAAGGATCGGTCTCTCTTCGCAGCCTGCGCATAGAGATTAATATAATGCGTCCAGCGCGTAGGAAAGctcatttttagaaaaataagGTTGTAGGTGATTGTTCCTACACAAATATGACCTCTTTTCAACTGTCGCAATGTATACAATGTTTCAGTCacgagttatatatatatatatatatatatatatatatatNNNNNNNNNNNNNNNNNNNNNNNNNNNNNNNNNNNNNNNNNNNNNNNNNNNNNNNNNNNNNNNNNNNNNNNNNNNNNNNNNNNNNNNNNNNNNNNNNNNNNNNNNNNNNNNNNNNNNNNNNNNNNNNNNNNNNNNNNNNNNNNNNNNNNNNNNNNNNNNNNNNNNNNNNNNNNNNNNNNNNNNNNNNNNNNNNNNNNNNNAACTGAGGTTTTATTTTCCTCTGATAAAGAAAACCATCAAATTCAATAGGGTGAATtaactttttcaaatgatgtgtATGTTTAGATGGgtgcataatattttttctaagcCATTTCTTGGCACATTTTTGTAAAGATATATAAAAGCCAATTAAACTTACACTGTCTTGCTTCATCTTGCTGTCAGGAGAAAAACTTTCAGacatttttctctttctctgtctgtcgGTATTACACACAGAGCTGAAcaaagaataaataatttaaacacaatgtcaataaagttttattaataaacacatacatattcaCTAACTAAAGTCTTACTTCTCCAAACTCTGTAGATGTTCTCTGACCCTCTGCACATGCCCAAGTTTTGTGTCATTCACCACGAATTCGTCGCATTTATAACtgcagaaaaaaagtcaaaaaaattttttttaaaacataacactGCTTACTGAACAATATTATATCTTAAAGTCCATTTAAAAGTATtagatgaatgaataataggGCAAGAAACCTACCAGAATGTGCTATAACTGTTACAATCCATACACACAGAGTGCTGTTGACCCTTCTCCCTCAACTTTTCTCGGTCTGGCTTCCTTTGACTGCAACGTGGAGCTTCAATTTCTTCAAAATGCTTTTTGGCATGGCCATTCACATACCTACAAAAGAAGGAAGATTAAATGctaatgtgtgtatatttgaataattaaatgtaatatatttcagTTGAATTGTACTTACAAAATACTATTAACatgttataaatatgtttgtatattCTGTAAAATTTTAATaccaattaaatatatattttcacaatAATAAAACCTAATTCTATGTTACTGTGTGTACTACAAACTGAATGTAATATTTACCGTAAATcctaaaaataacaatttaaaatgataGCTCATCCAAAAAAAGAGTTTTTCCTGTTAAACAacctttatataatatttatttatttatttatttttggaagaAGAAGATggcgaagaatgttggaaacaggtaACTGGTAGCTATCAAGATCCataagaggaaaaaaaattatacagaTCAATGGCTTCTGGTTTCCAACactcttcaaaatgtcttcttttctgtccagcagaagaaaaaaatccaaAGAGGTTTGGAACAGGTTGAGGGTgaagaaatgatgacagaactttcatttttgaataAACTATTAACTATTGAAAACTATAAAGGAGCAGcacagtgacgcagtgggtagcgctgtcgccttacagcaaaaaggttgctggttcaagcctcggctaggtcagttggcatttctgtgtagagtttgcatgttctccccgtgttcgcatgggtttcctccaggtgcttcagttttccccacaagtccaaagacatgcgctataggtgaattgggtaagctaaattgtctgtaatgtatgtgtatgaacgagtgtgtatgagtgtttcctagtgatggcttgtggctggaaggacatcctctgtgtaaaacgtatgctggataagttggtggttcattctgttgtggcgccctgattaataaagggactaagccgaaaagagaatgaatgaatgaatgaatgaatgaatgaatgaatgaaggaggtgacgcagtggcgcagtaggtagtgttgtcgcctcacagcaagaaggtcgctggttcgagcctcagctgggtcagttgtgtggattttgcatgttctccctgcgttcgcgtgggtttcctccgggtgctccggtttaccccacagtccaaagacatggagtacaggtgaattggataagctaaattgtccgtagtgtatgagtgtgaatgagtgtgtatggatgtttcccagagatgggttgcggctggaagagcatccgctgcataaaaacgtgctggataagttggcggttcgttctgctgtggcgtccctagattaataaagggactaagccaaaaaagaaaaatgaatgaatgaatgaatgaatgaaggctaTAAGTTTAAGTACTCACCGTCCACAATGCACGTTCATACACGTCAGGCAAACCCAAGGGCTTTTGTTTGATCGGCAAACTACAAAACACCAATACATATTGAAGTTACATCCATTATataattagaattttacagttGCATAAAACCAGACCCATAtgtcaaagcaaaacaaaaatatgtaataaagacTTTCACATAGTGAACAGGTAAAGTGACATGTTAACCTAAACCTCatctaaatgtaatttttggCTGTTGCCTGCTGGGAAAGAGAGCTTTGTTCTAATGCCTTGATCACCTTCCCTCTGACTGCACAACAAGCATCTGAATTAGCCGTTGCTAAGAAACAGTCGATCCTCATGAATGCTAGTCTGTCCATGAtccaacaaatgtggaaaaaaagtCAACAGACCTAGTCTGTCTCCTTGTACCTACGAACTGCCTGTGCAATGAttgaaaaaattatgaaaaaaaacagcaaagctTTGCTACTGTAATAGGAGTTATAATGTACTTTACACAAAAGAAGCGACATGCTAACAAAACTGCAGTATTActagaaacagaaaaaaattctATGTAGGTGTGAActgtactatttttttttaagaatttgcCATAAAGTGCAGCAAAATTGAAGTCATTTTAACTTGTATGTTTTATGCttaaatttattactttaattttaagtgAATATTTAAAAGTTACTattaatgggttatatgcacaggacattttaattttcagtaatacAGCTCAAGCGCTTCATGGTCATCCCATTACAATATCCCCACATTTAAGATTtggtttcttaaaaaaaatcaatgaccttcactgcctgattgagatacaatataaagtggctGACACGACgtgacaagaagcactgcattaaattacattgttctGCACCATGTCTTAAAtgctaaagtctatttaactgactgtattttaattaaattacattatcgaTGCTATAAAAAGAAcgtttttaaattgaaaatagtccAATTAACCTTTCACATAAGTTTATCTGTGGCTGAAAACACTTGCTGTAGATATAACCCATTCTAAATACGAGAAGGTCTCTGTACATGTTTCATAAgtgtaaaatgtgttaaacataaGATATGGAGCATTTTCAGGTCCTCTGGGTGTGCTGAGGAGCTATTGGTAGTCACACcctaaatgttcatatgttttagTGTAATCTCATGACTTGTCATGCCTAAACTCTACAGAAgttaaaattaaaagttaaattgaAAACTGGATAGTAAAACCATTCatttgaaaatgctgtttttgagcttttttttaaatgtcttcttTAGTGCGATGTGCCTGTTTTGACACTTTTACtagaataaaagagaaaaaatactGACCCCAATTCCCTGTACATTATTACATAACTTTGCATCTATAATATTAGCCGTGATATAAAACAATTACCAGACATCCTTCCATTCTACATACACACCTAAAAGTTCTAGTACAGATGGGAACAATCATGGTCTTCTAGAACTAATAATgtcctatatatttatatacttcaAATGTCTAAATAGGTAATAGTACAGAGCCCTGACTGTTCCCCTCTACTTCTTGTCTAATAAGCCTTGTATTGTTTTATATGGAAAAACCTGCAGATCACAAAACAGCTGTTCAGACACTAGATGCTCCATAAGTTTACTTCCGTGAGACCTAATGGATTACTATAAAGTTCTTTTCAACCATTAATGTCTTCCTCATTTGT
This window contains:
- the usp3 gene encoding ubiquitin carboxyl-terminal hydrolase 3 codes for the protein MECPHLNSSVCMTVDLTRFPNGSPSSWCCSVCRSNKSPWVCLTCMNVHCGRYVNGHAKKHFEEIEAPRCSQRKPDREKLREKGQQHSVCMDCNSYSTFCYKCDEFVVNDTKLGHVQRVREHLQSLENSVCNTDRQRKRKMSESFSPDSKMKQDSVSLIGFYISLQKCEQLLFCHSDSEQWDKMEAIIRCLSITTRQQMFTEQLAARQQKMEERLFQMAEYLPLSEWLQRTVSMRNAENLADLVEAVELAEATLARDTSERAAIAPGG